In a genomic window of Dyadobacter fermentans DSM 18053:
- a CDS encoding ComEA family DNA-binding protein produces MKTTYAFDLQGFPFGYFLWATALLCIYLPAVSLGQNPPRGEIDINTFIAELFPIPPDDSEELFEALLQLYASPLDLNTATPDDLATTFILSEEQIRAFFDYREKAGALLSLYELQAIAGFDIYTIRRLLPFVTVSTKAVSIQDALKNPGQHFLMFRSGKLMERQKGFAPLDSSSNAVTRYQGPPFNGYLRYRNARSGAYSFGITLEKDSGEEVWDWNAQRQVFGIDYTSFHAQIMNRGRLKNLIIGDFQMQAGQGMITGAGFSLGKGSEVIRTVYRSTTGLKAYTSATEANFFRGMAAAFSITSRTDLTIFISKTKRDATQDADSNHSTVTTSLPITGYHRTPSEIEKHNALREQNAGLHFMHRFASHRGQIGLTMLRTGYNSFIQKRDLAYNRYEFSGKQNLVAGLHGDYRWQNIHFFAESAISKSGGTGAIGGLIASIGRKLDVSVMVRHYARNFHTFYGNPISEATRPINERGAYAGIRWSPSRKWQWSAYFDYFRFPWLKYQVDRPSVGYDYFLHWLWKPSRRLNAYVLFHEKHKQVNDPSAESGEPTLVWSIKRTAMFNINYEVPLQCAFRTRLQYGGLKNERTAGSNGFTVVQDVTWHLSKVEISGRVAFFKTDDYDSRQYVYEKDMLYAFSIPAYYNTGTRHYVMLRYTVSKQLKIWLRWSQTRYSDIEKISSGLNEIEGNKRSEAKMQVMYQF; encoded by the coding sequence ATGAAAACAACATACGCTTTTGATCTTCAAGGGTTTCCGTTCGGATATTTCCTGTGGGCAACTGCATTGCTCTGCATTTACCTACCAGCTGTTTCGCTGGGCCAAAATCCGCCGCGCGGCGAAATCGACATCAACACCTTCATTGCCGAGCTCTTCCCCATTCCTCCCGACGATTCGGAAGAGCTGTTCGAAGCACTTTTGCAGCTATATGCCAGCCCACTCGACCTGAATACAGCCACGCCGGACGATTTGGCCACTACTTTTATTTTAAGCGAAGAACAAATCCGGGCATTTTTTGACTATCGGGAAAAGGCGGGTGCATTGCTTTCACTTTACGAACTCCAAGCCATTGCCGGGTTCGACATTTACACCATTCGCAGGCTTTTGCCATTTGTAACGGTCAGTACCAAAGCGGTTTCCATTCAGGATGCGCTTAAAAATCCGGGTCAGCATTTCCTGATGTTTCGTTCGGGTAAACTCATGGAGCGGCAGAAGGGTTTTGCACCGCTGGATTCGAGCTCGAATGCCGTGACGCGTTATCAGGGGCCGCCTTTCAACGGATATCTGCGCTACCGCAATGCGCGGAGCGGTGCGTATAGTTTTGGCATTACATTGGAAAAAGATTCCGGTGAAGAAGTATGGGATTGGAATGCGCAGAGGCAGGTTTTCGGTATTGACTACACTTCATTTCACGCCCAGATCATGAACCGGGGAAGGCTTAAAAACCTGATCATCGGTGATTTCCAAATGCAGGCCGGGCAGGGAATGATCACCGGCGCAGGGTTTTCGTTGGGCAAAGGCTCCGAAGTGATCCGAACTGTTTACCGAAGCACCACCGGCCTGAAAGCTTACACTTCCGCCACCGAAGCCAACTTTTTCCGCGGCATGGCAGCTGCATTCAGCATTACTTCCCGCACCGATCTCACCATTTTCATCTCCAAAACCAAACGCGACGCAACGCAGGACGCCGACAGCAATCATTCCACCGTCACCACTTCGCTACCCATTACGGGCTACCACCGCACGCCTTCGGAAATTGAGAAACACAATGCCCTTCGCGAACAGAATGCGGGCCTGCATTTCATGCACAGGTTCGCTTCGCACAGAGGGCAGATCGGGCTGACAATGCTGCGTACCGGCTATAATTCATTTATCCAAAAGCGCGATCTGGCTTACAACCGCTACGAATTTTCGGGTAAACAAAATTTGGTAGCAGGCCTCCACGGCGACTACCGCTGGCAGAACATTCACTTTTTCGCAGAAAGTGCCATTTCCAAAAGCGGCGGCACCGGTGCGATCGGCGGTCTTATCGCCAGCATTGGCAGGAAACTCGACGTTTCGGTGATGGTCAGGCATTATGCCCGCAACTTTCACACATTTTACGGCAACCCCATCAGCGAAGCCACCCGCCCTATCAATGAACGCGGTGCTTACGCGGGCATTCGCTGGTCCCCTTCGCGGAAATGGCAATGGAGCGCTTACTTCGATTATTTCCGGTTTCCGTGGCTGAAATACCAGGTCGATAGACCGTCTGTCGGCTATGATTACTTCCTGCATTGGCTCTGGAAGCCTTCCAGGCGGCTGAATGCCTATGTGCTTTTTCACGAAAAGCATAAGCAGGTGAATGATCCTTCGGCAGAGAGCGGTGAGCCGACGCTGGTTTGGTCTATCAAACGGACGGCGATGTTTAATATCAATTATGAAGTTCCGCTTCAATGCGCATTCCGGACTAGACTCCAATACGGCGGGCTTAAAAATGAGCGTACGGCTGGTTCGAATGGATTTACGGTTGTGCAGGATGTTACCTGGCATTTGTCCAAAGTGGAAATCAGCGGACGTGTGGCCTTTTTCAAAACCGACGATTACGACAGCCGGCAATATGTGTACGAGAAAGATATGCTCTATGCATTCTCGATTCCGGCCTATTATAACACCGGCACAAGGCATTATGTAATGCTGCGGTACACGGTTTCAAAACAGCTTAAAATATGGCTCCGATGGTCGCAAACGCGGTATTCTGACATTGAGAAGATCAGCTCGGGACTCAACGAAATTGAAGGCAACAAACGCAGCGAAGCAAAAATGCAGGTGATGTATCAGTTTTGA
- the nadC gene encoding carboxylating nicotinate-nucleotide diphosphorylase — METDPHELRNLLRLALLEDIGDGDHSSLASVPENATKRAKLLVKQGGVLAGVEVAQIIFDETAKYYNHPLPKIDVLLFDGAVVSTGDIVFTVEGSARLILKAERLVLNIMQRMSGIATYARQMSDLIKDLPVKLLDTRKTTPNFRLFEKLAVKIGGAVNHRMGLYDMIMLKDNHVDYAGGIEAAITGANKYLKETGRKLKIEVETRNLAEVDEVLRVGQVDIIMLDNFNLDDLREAVKRIGGRYETEASGNITEKTLRAVAETGVDGISSGALTHQARSLDLSLKAF; from the coding sequence ATGGAAACTGACCCCCACGAACTCCGGAATCTTCTCAGGCTCGCATTGCTGGAAGATATCGGTGACGGAGACCATTCATCGCTCGCAAGCGTGCCCGAAAACGCTACCAAGCGCGCCAAGCTCCTGGTGAAGCAGGGCGGTGTGCTCGCGGGTGTGGAAGTGGCGCAGATCATCTTCGATGAGACCGCAAAATATTATAATCATCCCCTTCCGAAAATTGATGTGTTACTTTTTGACGGCGCCGTCGTATCAACAGGAGACATTGTTTTTACGGTAGAAGGAAGTGCGCGGCTGATCCTGAAAGCCGAACGGCTGGTGCTGAACATTATGCAGCGCATGAGCGGTATCGCCACTTATGCACGGCAAATGTCGGACCTGATCAAGGATTTGCCTGTAAAACTGCTCGATACACGCAAAACGACCCCGAATTTCAGGCTGTTTGAAAAACTGGCCGTGAAAATCGGCGGCGCGGTGAACCACCGGATGGGCCTCTACGACATGATCATGTTGAAGGACAACCACGTGGATTACGCCGGCGGCATCGAAGCGGCCATTACCGGGGCCAACAAGTACCTGAAAGAAACCGGCCGGAAGCTCAAAATCGAAGTCGAAACGCGGAACCTTGCCGAGGTGGACGAGGTGCTGCGCGTGGGGCAGGTTGACATTATTATGCTCGATAATTTCAATCTCGACGACCTGCGCGAAGCGGTGAAGCGGATCGGCGGGCGGTACGAGACGGAGGCTTCGGGCAACATTACCGAAAAAACATTACGCGCAGTGGCCGAAACCGGTGTGGATGGAATTTCCAGCGGTGCGCTCACGCATCAGGCGCGAAGTCTGGATTTAAGTCTGAAAGCCTTCTAA
- a CDS encoding RidA family protein translates to MSRQNILSGSPWEDKMCYCRAVRIGNIVEVAGTVAIVDGDKVKADDAFAQTNNIIERIEKVLQDAGASLADVVRTRIFTTDINCFDDIARAHGAYFRDIKPTTGIYEISKLVSPDYLVEIEFTAIVQ, encoded by the coding sequence ATGTCAAGACAAAATATACTCTCAGGGTCGCCGTGGGAAGACAAAATGTGCTATTGCCGGGCGGTGCGGATCGGAAATATCGTGGAAGTGGCCGGAACGGTTGCTATTGTGGATGGCGATAAGGTGAAGGCCGATGATGCCTTCGCACAGACCAACAACATTATCGAGCGCATTGAAAAAGTGCTGCAAGACGCCGGCGCAAGCCTGGCCGATGTTGTCCGTACCCGGATTTTTACGACGGACATTAACTGTTTCGACGACATCGCCCGTGCACATGGTGCGTATTTCCGCGATATTAAGCCCACAACGGGCATTTACGAGATCAGCAAGCTGGTGTCGCCCGATTACCTGGTAGAAATCGAGTTCACGGCAATCGTTCAGTAA
- a CDS encoding DEAD/DEAH box helicase, which translates to MENEKKEKLSNFLIRRAERDVLSRGRSIYSSGGLKVSKLDYNGPGNAEFKVKSDYSIQYYQIFIRDFLTPQITTECSCPDKAGLCKHRVAAILYILDKMPTIKQVVHEMASTTIELHELREMQLRSMVLEETWQNRANVGPVEIVSAREGEAECEVTDKGQTFMTTFRRVKGTRQIQTSCTCNQKLWVPLCEHKLAALLKLREELGEKAFEVMRDLTVEKTNLLAEYGYSLEDPYKDKFEFRLDEDGGLHLIKLDPAIQKVGAYQDWQSLRERILPVQESSFAVTLTDNGQDDEDRVSIFVFWPKGKNHLLDIGFGVFSVKFSSKSEKVTNIRNIAGGSSHYYNADEIPVLTEADARLVRMAKHWEEGLQKFIRKQGWAYNAYLHFDDVEAEQRYEARNYVGKQLTRVFNDLDGDRLFLADGDYVTSNHQLTQLELHREPVKLFFVLTEDKEFITLNPYVEIKPGTPLELQKVVTLDSFWLGLYNEKTLFRWAGLSEAEMVAYLGQNGFKIRVKKDYGDDFLKNWIIPVSEKFDVIFQTRHEIQTSPLAFQKPKFYLKEDEANLLIVPSYIYLEQNGKEEELELLHDQRRTKTGFDNNQITMLERDVQAENAVWEWTKALHPEFAHQTGQPFFYVPFEQVMKNGWLFNFVDAAKKKHYEIFGFKDLKKMKFNPNRGQVKVHTSSGIDWFDMKIEITFGDQTVSLADAKKALLKKQNYIQLQDGSLGVLPDEWIAKLEPLMQFGRVQDDQIHLSKIHFSLIDELVSEVDNEEVFRELWEKKQKLLNFKQIPSVPLPQNIEATLRQYQEEGYKWLHFLDEFQWGGCLADDMGLGKTLQMLTFLQNQKNLNAGYTNLVVVPTTLIFNWQAEAAKFTPDLKLYVHRGMARRKDIDFFREYDIILTTYGTMRSDVELLRQFDFNYIILDEAQAIKNPDSLTSKASRLLRARNRLTMTGTPVENNTFDLYSQFEFLNPGMLGHADFFRTEYATPIDKYQDKEKAAELRKLVYPFMLKRTKEEVATDLPDKTETILFCEMGNKQRKVYDTFRERYRQEIAEKLATEGLNKSSFLILEALLKLRQICDSPSILSGDEDFGNESAKLEEITREIEENASNHKILIFSQFLGMLDLIRKHLEKMNIPYEYLDGQTVDRAGRVNRFQNDDTCRVFLMSLKAGGVGLNLTEADYVYLVDPWWNPAVERQAIDRTHRIGQTRKVFAYKMICKDTIEEKILLLQQRKQDLAEDLVGGESGFIKKLSQEDIMGLFS; encoded by the coding sequence ATGGAAAACGAAAAGAAGGAGAAATTATCCAACTTCTTAATAAGACGGGCGGAGCGGGATGTATTGTCAAGAGGGCGTTCCATTTATAGCAGTGGCGGCTTAAAGGTTTCCAAACTCGATTATAATGGCCCCGGTAATGCCGAGTTCAAGGTCAAAAGCGACTACTCGATCCAGTATTACCAGATTTTCATCCGCGATTTTCTCACACCGCAGATCACCACCGAATGTTCTTGTCCGGACAAAGCCGGGCTGTGCAAACACCGCGTGGCCGCCATTTTGTACATTCTCGACAAAATGCCGACCATCAAGCAGGTGGTGCACGAAATGGCCAGCACGACCATCGAATTGCACGAGCTTCGCGAAATGCAGCTCCGCAGCATGGTGCTCGAAGAAACCTGGCAAAACCGCGCCAATGTAGGACCGGTAGAGATCGTATCCGCTCGCGAGGGCGAGGCCGAATGCGAGGTGACCGACAAGGGTCAGACATTTATGACCACCTTCCGGCGCGTGAAAGGAACAAGGCAGATCCAGACCTCCTGTACCTGTAACCAGAAACTCTGGGTGCCGCTTTGCGAACACAAGCTGGCCGCATTGCTGAAACTCCGCGAAGAGCTGGGCGAAAAGGCATTTGAGGTAATGCGCGACCTGACCGTAGAGAAAACCAACCTGCTGGCCGAATACGGCTATTCGCTCGAAGATCCTTATAAAGATAAATTCGAATTCCGGCTCGATGAGGACGGAGGCCTGCACCTGATCAAGCTCGATCCGGCGATTCAGAAAGTGGGCGCTTACCAGGATTGGCAATCGTTGCGTGAGCGCATATTGCCCGTGCAGGAGTCGTCGTTTGCGGTAACGCTGACCGACAACGGCCAGGACGACGAGGACCGCGTTTCCATTTTTGTGTTTTGGCCAAAAGGCAAAAATCATTTGCTGGATATCGGCTTCGGTGTTTTTTCGGTCAAATTCAGTTCTAAATCAGAGAAGGTAACGAACATCCGCAACATTGCGGGCGGTTCGAGCCATTACTATAATGCGGATGAGATTCCCGTGCTGACGGAAGCCGACGCACGCCTGGTGCGCATGGCGAAGCATTGGGAAGAAGGTTTGCAGAAATTCATCCGCAAGCAAGGCTGGGCGTATAATGCATACCTGCATTTCGACGACGTGGAAGCCGAGCAACGCTACGAAGCCCGCAATTACGTAGGCAAGCAGCTAACCCGCGTTTTCAACGATCTCGACGGCGACCGCCTTTTCCTCGCCGACGGCGATTACGTGACCAGCAACCACCAGCTCACACAGCTGGAACTGCACCGCGAGCCGGTGAAGCTGTTTTTTGTGCTCACGGAAGACAAAGAGTTTATCACGCTGAACCCCTATGTGGAGATCAAACCCGGCACACCGCTGGAATTGCAGAAGGTGGTCACGCTTGATAGTTTCTGGCTGGGGCTTTATAACGAGAAGACATTATTCCGCTGGGCGGGTCTCAGCGAGGCCGAAATGGTCGCTTACCTGGGCCAGAACGGATTCAAAATAAGGGTTAAGAAGGACTATGGAGACGATTTTCTCAAAAACTGGATCATCCCGGTTTCCGAAAAATTCGATGTGATATTCCAGACCCGGCACGAGATACAAACTTCACCGCTGGCATTCCAAAAGCCCAAATTTTACCTGAAAGAGGACGAGGCCAACCTGCTCATTGTGCCTTCCTACATTTACCTTGAACAAAACGGTAAAGAGGAGGAACTGGAACTGCTCCACGACCAGCGCCGCACTAAAACCGGCTTCGACAACAACCAGATCACCATGCTGGAACGCGACGTTCAGGCGGAAAATGCGGTTTGGGAATGGACGAAGGCGCTGCATCCGGAATTTGCGCATCAAACCGGCCAGCCGTTTTTCTATGTGCCGTTCGAGCAGGTGATGAAGAATGGATGGTTATTCAATTTCGTGGACGCCGCCAAGAAGAAACACTACGAGATTTTCGGGTTCAAAGACCTGAAAAAGATGAAGTTCAACCCGAACCGCGGACAGGTGAAGGTGCACACCTCGTCGGGGATCGACTGGTTCGATATGAAGATCGAGATCACTTTCGGGGATCAGACGGTATCGCTGGCCGATGCGAAAAAGGCATTACTTAAGAAGCAGAATTACATTCAGTTGCAGGATGGCTCGCTGGGCGTGCTGCCCGACGAGTGGATAGCCAAGCTGGAACCGCTCATGCAGTTTGGCCGCGTGCAGGACGACCAGATACATTTGTCCAAAATCCATTTCTCGCTGATCGACGAGCTGGTTTCAGAGGTGGACAATGAGGAGGTTTTCCGTGAACTTTGGGAGAAAAAGCAGAAGCTGCTCAATTTTAAGCAAATCCCTTCCGTCCCGCTTCCGCAAAACATCGAAGCGACGCTCCGGCAATACCAGGAGGAAGGTTACAAATGGCTGCATTTCCTCGACGAATTCCAATGGGGCGGTTGCCTGGCGGATGATATGGGTTTGGGCAAAACCCTGCAAATGCTCACCTTCCTGCAAAACCAGAAAAACCTGAATGCGGGATATACGAACCTTGTCGTAGTTCCTACCACGCTGATTTTCAACTGGCAGGCAGAGGCGGCCAAATTTACGCCCGATTTGAAGTTATACGTTCACCGTGGGATGGCACGCCGGAAAGACATTGATTTTTTCCGCGAGTACGACATCATTCTTACCACCTACGGCACCATGCGCAGCGATGTGGAGCTGTTGCGCCAGTTTGATTTCAACTATATTATACTCGATGAAGCGCAGGCCATTAAAAACCCCGATTCGCTTACATCGAAAGCCTCGCGCCTCCTCCGCGCGCGCAACCGCCTTACCATGACGGGTACGCCGGTGGAGAACAATACATTTGATCTGTACTCCCAATTCGAGTTCCTGAACCCGGGCATGCTCGGCCACGCCGACTTCTTCCGTACGGAATACGCGACGCCGATCGATAAGTACCAGGACAAGGAAAAGGCGGCCGAACTCCGCAAGCTGGTATATCCATTCATGCTGAAACGCACGAAAGAGGAGGTAGCGACCGACTTGCCGGATAAAACCGAGACCATCCTGTTTTGCGAAATGGGCAATAAGCAACGGAAGGTGTACGACACTTTCCGCGAGCGCTACCGCCAGGAAATCGCCGAGAAACTCGCCACCGAAGGGCTTAACAAGAGCAGTTTCCTCATCCTGGAAGCACTTTTGAAACTCCGCCAGATTTGCGATTCACCGTCGATTTTGTCGGGAGACGAGGACTTTGGCAATGAATCGGCGAAGCTGGAAGAGATCACGCGCGAGATCGAAGAGAATGCATCTAATCATAAAATATTGATATTCAGCCAATTTCTGGGAATGCTCGACCTGATTCGCAAGCATTTGGAAAAAATGAATATCCCTTACGAATACCTGGACGGCCAAACTGTGGACCGCGCCGGCCGTGTGAACCGTTTCCAAAACGACGATACTTGCCGGGTGTTCCTGATGAGCCTCAAAGCGGGCGGAGTAGGGCTTAACCTCACCGAAGCGGACTACGTTTACCTTGTGGACCCGTGGTGGAACCCGGCCGTTGAGCGTCAGGCGATTGACCGCACGCACCGCATCGGACAAACGCGGAAGGTATTTGCCTATAAAATGATTTGCAAGGATACGATTGAAGAGAAAATTCTGCTTTTGCAGCAGCGCAAGCAGGACTTGGCGGAAGATTTGGTAGGCGGCGAATCCGGCTTTATCAAAAAACTCAGCCAGGAAGATATAATGGGACTTTTCAGCTGA
- the recQ gene encoding DNA helicase RecQ has protein sequence MSTNKLEALKKYFGYDSFRPQQSEIIDTIMANRDCMVLMPTGGGKSVCFQIPAVLRDGLTIVISPLIALMKDQVEALRGNGINAAFLNSTISGAEQDQIMWQIRLGELKLLYIAPERLFAGNTFDLLREWNVTLFAIDESHCISSWGHDFRPEYRQLNLLKLRFPDVPIVALTATADRVTRRDILKQLNIEHAETFISSFDRPNLSLNVLPGRKRIEQIQRFVNKHEGQPGIIYCLSRKGTETVAASLQKAGFRVAYYHAGMPGDKRSQVQENFLRDDIQIIVATIAFGMGIDKSNVRWVIHYNLPSNVESFYQEIGRAGRDGASADTVLFYSYLDIITRQDMINNSDQSAEQKELLHAKLNRMKQYAEADICRRRILLSYFNEPVDHDCGNCDVCRNPRTRFDATIIAQKALSGIARTEQKVAMGMLIDILRGSRNRNIIQHGYERLPTFGVGHELRTDEWSEYLGQMLNSGVMDIAYDEAHSFKLNPVSWQVLKGERQIELVKFIPLSERKAKEEELVPKEKPKQEIIRDALFERLRQLRKKLADALGVPPYVVFSDASLSEMAQKKPVSEAQMKAVSGVGAEKFRRYGEAFINEILDFARENNAPGTRVMKGMTFVETLDLYNEGYSVKVIAEKRNLNPVTIISHLVKLKEDGHAINLKSLIEPAAYTAIITAAQEIRAGKNDPLKPLFELLNERYDYGQLRLALAIWEEERQN, from the coding sequence ATGTCAACCAACAAACTTGAAGCATTAAAAAAATATTTCGGATACGACTCCTTTCGCCCGCAGCAGTCCGAAATTATCGACACCATCATGGCCAACCGCGACTGCATGGTGCTGATGCCCACAGGCGGCGGTAAATCCGTGTGTTTTCAGATCCCTGCCGTGCTCCGCGACGGTCTCACCATCGTGATATCACCGCTGATCGCCCTTATGAAAGATCAGGTGGAAGCATTGCGTGGAAACGGCATTAACGCAGCGTTCCTGAATTCCACAATTTCCGGCGCCGAGCAGGACCAAATCATGTGGCAAATCAGGCTGGGTGAATTGAAATTGCTATACATCGCGCCTGAAAGGCTTTTTGCAGGAAATACCTTCGACCTCCTCCGCGAATGGAACGTAACCCTGTTCGCGATCGACGAATCACACTGTATTTCCTCGTGGGGTCACGATTTCCGGCCGGAATACCGTCAGCTGAACCTGCTGAAACTGCGCTTCCCCGACGTCCCGATCGTGGCGCTCACCGCCACCGCCGACCGCGTGACGCGCCGCGATATCCTCAAACAGCTCAATATCGAACACGCCGAAACCTTCATTTCCAGCTTCGACAGGCCGAACCTGAGCCTGAATGTACTGCCCGGGCGGAAGCGTATCGAGCAAATCCAGCGCTTCGTGAACAAACACGAAGGCCAGCCGGGCATTATCTATTGCCTCAGTCGAAAGGGCACCGAAACCGTGGCGGCCAGCTTGCAAAAAGCCGGCTTTCGGGTTGCGTACTACCACGCGGGCATGCCCGGCGACAAGCGCTCGCAGGTGCAGGAGAATTTTTTGAGGGACGATATCCAGATCATCGTCGCCACGATCGCATTCGGAATGGGGATCGATAAATCCAATGTGCGCTGGGTGATCCATTACAACCTACCCTCGAATGTCGAGAGCTTTTACCAGGAAATCGGTCGGGCGGGACGCGACGGTGCCAGCGCGGACACGGTGCTGTTTTACAGCTATCTCGATATAATCACCCGGCAGGATATGATCAATAATTCGGATCAATCGGCCGAGCAAAAGGAGTTGCTTCATGCCAAACTGAACCGTATGAAACAATATGCCGAGGCCGATATCTGCCGTCGTCGCATCCTTTTGAGCTATTTCAACGAGCCCGTCGACCACGACTGCGGCAACTGCGACGTATGCCGCAACCCGCGTACGCGCTTCGACGCAACCATTATTGCCCAAAAAGCACTTTCCGGCATCGCCCGCACCGAACAGAAGGTGGCGATGGGGATGCTCATCGACATTCTCCGCGGCAGCCGCAACCGCAACATTATTCAACACGGCTACGAAAGGCTTCCTACTTTCGGCGTCGGGCACGAGCTGCGGACCGATGAATGGTCGGAATACCTGGGCCAAATGCTCAATTCCGGCGTGATGGACATTGCTTACGACGAAGCGCATTCATTTAAACTGAACCCGGTGAGCTGGCAGGTTCTGAAAGGCGAGCGGCAGATCGAGCTCGTCAAATTCATTCCGCTCAGCGAACGGAAGGCCAAGGAAGAAGAGCTGGTACCGAAGGAAAAACCCAAGCAGGAAATCATCCGCGACGCGCTTTTTGAACGCCTCCGGCAGCTCCGCAAGAAGTTGGCCGATGCTCTCGGCGTGCCGCCTTACGTGGTCTTCAGTGACGCTTCATTGTCGGAAATGGCGCAGAAAAAGCCGGTTTCAGAGGCGCAAATGAAGGCAGTTTCTGGCGTCGGAGCGGAGAAATTTCGGCGGTATGGAGAAGCTTTCATCAATGAAATCCTTGATTTCGCGCGAGAGAACAATGCTCCCGGCACGCGCGTGATGAAGGGAATGACCTTCGTTGAAACGCTGGACCTTTATAATGAAGGTTACTCCGTAAAAGTAATCGCAGAGAAACGGAACCTGAACCCCGTCACGATCATCTCGCATTTGGTCAAGCTGAAAGAGGACGGCCACGCCATTAACCTGAAATCGCTCATCGAACCCGCAGCCTACACCGCCATCATTACCGCCGCGCAGGAAATCCGGGCCGGCAAAAACGATCCGCTGAAACCATTGTTCGAACTGCTGAACGAACGGTACGATTACGGCCAACTCCGGCTGGCGCTGGCGATTTGGGAAGAGGAGCGACAAAACTAG